One genomic window of Myxococcus guangdongensis includes the following:
- a CDS encoding M28 family metallopeptidase produces MRTPHLLTTLCLLPSLALGAAPAAPPSDAERWWGHVRHLADDAMQGRDTGTEGHRKAAAYVAEQLAALGVKPGAGDSYLQEVPLVSRQLVDAKSSLALVRDGRATPLVIGQDAIISPRAGEAGAVEAAMVFVGHGLSIPEAGYDDLAGVDLKGKIAVYLQGGPAHVSGPLRAHHSSQAERTKALKKAGAIGTVVLLNPKLEETPWSRTAASRHQQAMTFADPALDESAGLQISVAVNAAHAQKLFAGAPHSFQDVLKRANANQPMPRFELPARLKASSERVSSRTTSPNVVGLLPGSDPALAGEYVVLTAHLDHVGVGQPVDADGIYNGAMDNATGVAAVLEVARSLQARKPARSVLFVLVTGEEKGLLGSRYFALRPTVPANALVANFNLDMFLPLFAFERVVAYGQEESDLATPLAQVASRHGVTLMPDPEPNRLLFIRSDQYSFIRQGVPALSFKFGYAPGSAEERTFKAWYTRHYHAPSDDLSQPIHKEGAVKFVGMLADLTLAVANAPARPRWNDDSFFRRFAQGEGKRDPLPEQTATPPMRAR; encoded by the coding sequence TTGCGCACACCCCACCTGCTGACGACGTTGTGCTTGTTGCCCTCGCTGGCCCTCGGCGCCGCGCCCGCCGCGCCTCCGTCCGACGCGGAGCGCTGGTGGGGCCATGTCCGCCACCTCGCGGACGACGCGATGCAGGGGCGGGACACGGGCACCGAGGGACACCGCAAGGCCGCGGCCTACGTGGCCGAGCAGCTGGCGGCGCTCGGCGTGAAGCCCGGGGCCGGTGACAGCTATCTCCAGGAGGTGCCGCTCGTCTCCCGGCAGCTCGTGGACGCGAAGTCGAGCCTGGCGCTGGTGCGCGATGGACGCGCCACGCCGCTGGTCATCGGCCAGGACGCCATCATCTCTCCGCGCGCGGGCGAGGCGGGCGCGGTGGAGGCCGCCATGGTCTTCGTGGGCCACGGGCTGTCCATCCCGGAGGCCGGGTACGATGACCTGGCCGGCGTGGATTTGAAGGGGAAGATCGCCGTCTATCTCCAGGGCGGCCCGGCCCACGTCTCCGGCCCGCTGCGCGCGCATCACAGCTCCCAGGCCGAGCGCACGAAGGCGCTGAAGAAGGCGGGCGCCATCGGCACGGTGGTGCTGCTCAACCCGAAGCTGGAGGAGACGCCGTGGTCGCGCACCGCCGCGTCGCGCCACCAGCAGGCGATGACCTTCGCGGACCCGGCGCTGGACGAGAGCGCGGGGCTCCAAATCAGCGTCGCCGTCAACGCGGCCCACGCGCAGAAGCTGTTCGCCGGCGCGCCGCACTCGTTCCAGGACGTCCTGAAGCGGGCGAACGCGAACCAGCCGATGCCGCGCTTCGAGCTGCCCGCGCGCCTGAAGGCGAGCTCCGAGCGCGTGTCCTCGCGGACGACGTCGCCCAACGTCGTGGGCCTGCTGCCGGGGAGCGACCCGGCCCTGGCCGGTGAGTACGTGGTGCTCACCGCGCACCTGGACCACGTCGGCGTGGGCCAGCCCGTGGACGCAGACGGCATCTACAACGGCGCCATGGACAACGCGACGGGCGTGGCCGCGGTGCTGGAGGTGGCGCGCTCGCTCCAGGCCCGGAAGCCCGCGCGCTCCGTGCTCTTCGTGCTGGTGACGGGCGAGGAGAAGGGCCTGCTCGGCTCGCGCTACTTCGCGCTGCGCCCCACGGTGCCCGCCAACGCGCTGGTCGCCAACTTCAACCTGGACATGTTCCTGCCGCTGTTCGCCTTCGAGCGCGTGGTGGCGTACGGCCAGGAGGAGTCCGACCTCGCGACGCCGCTGGCGCAGGTGGCGTCGCGGCACGGCGTGACGTTGATGCCGGACCCGGAGCCCAACCGTCTGCTGTTCATCCGCAGCGACCAGTACTCCTTCATCCGCCAGGGCGTGCCGGCGTTGTCCTTCAAGTTCGGCTACGCGCCGGGCTCCGCCGAGGAGCGCACGTTCAAGGCCTGGTACACGCGCCACTACCACGCGCCGTCGGATGACCTGTCGCAGCCCATCCACAAGGAGGGCGCGGTGAAGTTCGTCGGGATGCTCGCGGACCTGACGCTCGCGGTGGCCAACGCCCCGGCGCGCCCGCGCTGGAACGACGACAGCTTCTTCCGCCGCTTCGCGCAGGGTGAAGGCAAACGCGACCCCCTCCCTGAGCAAACCGCGACACCGCCCATGCGGGCCCGGTAA
- the tesB gene encoding acyl-CoA thioesterase II: MSRVLDELLELLKLEVIEENLFRGKSQDLGFRQLFGGQVLGQALSAASQTVETARHVHSLHGYFLRPGDAGQPVVYTVDRVRDGGSISTRRIVAIQKGQPIFTMMASFHGDEPGYAHQSPMPVVPPPEGLPTDLELLKRQVARIPARLREKILCDKPIEMRPVDYMDPFHPVPGEPRKAVWIRADGDLPEDPQVHKYVLAYASDFNLISTALLPHAASFFQPNVVGASLDHALWFHGDLKVNDWLLYVMDSPWSGNARGLSRGSVYTRDGRLVASVAQEGLLRILKGDKPAS, from the coding sequence ATGAGCCGCGTCCTGGACGAGCTGCTGGAGCTCCTCAAGCTGGAAGTCATCGAGGAAAACCTTTTTCGCGGAAAGAGCCAGGATTTGGGCTTCCGTCAGCTCTTCGGCGGACAGGTGCTGGGGCAGGCCCTGTCGGCGGCGAGCCAGACGGTGGAGACCGCGCGGCACGTGCACTCGCTGCACGGTTACTTCCTGCGGCCGGGCGACGCGGGCCAGCCCGTCGTCTACACGGTGGACCGGGTGCGCGACGGCGGCAGCATCAGCACGCGGCGCATCGTCGCCATCCAGAAGGGGCAGCCCATCTTCACGATGATGGCCTCCTTCCACGGCGACGAGCCCGGCTACGCGCACCAGTCGCCCATGCCGGTGGTGCCGCCTCCCGAGGGGTTGCCCACGGACCTGGAGTTGCTCAAGCGCCAGGTGGCGCGCATCCCCGCGCGGCTGCGCGAGAAGATCCTCTGCGACAAGCCCATCGAGATGCGGCCGGTGGACTACATGGACCCGTTCCACCCGGTGCCGGGGGAGCCTCGCAAGGCGGTGTGGATCCGCGCGGATGGCGACCTCCCGGAGGACCCGCAGGTGCACAAGTACGTGCTCGCGTACGCGTCCGACTTCAACCTCATCAGCACGGCGTTGCTGCCGCACGCGGCCAGCTTCTTCCAGCCCAACGTCGTCGGCGCGAGCCTGGACCACGCCCTCTGGTTCCACGGAGACCTGAAGGTGAACGACTGGCTCCTGTACGTGATGGACAGCCCGTGGTCCGGCAACGCGCGGGGCCTGTCGCGGGGCTCCGTCTACACGCGCGACGGCAGGCTCGTCGCGTCCGTGGCGCAGGAGGGGCTCTTGCGCATCCTGAAGGGCGACAAGCCCGCGTCGTGA
- a CDS encoding type 1 glutamine amidotransferase, translating to MRAVVYQHEEHEGVGLLGPALTEVGFTLVHRFRAVRHEDVDAELVVVLGGPMGVYEADQHPFLRDEGAVLMERLAGERPCLGICLGAQLLADAAGAEVFAGKNGFEVGVGPVRWTPEAQQDPVIAAGARPRGTVAHWHGDTYKPVPGATLLASTDRYTQQAFRLGNSYGFQFHLELTARELGRWFDLGAEDLARRHKNVTELKSQLPKLEAAEPENRELLRRLARHFAQAVR from the coding sequence ATGCGCGCGGTGGTGTATCAGCACGAGGAGCACGAGGGCGTCGGCCTCTTGGGACCCGCGTTGACGGAGGTGGGCTTCACGCTGGTCCACCGCTTCCGCGCCGTGCGGCACGAGGACGTGGACGCGGAGCTGGTGGTGGTGCTCGGCGGCCCCATGGGCGTCTACGAAGCCGACCAGCATCCGTTCCTGCGCGACGAGGGCGCCGTCCTGATGGAGCGGCTCGCCGGTGAGCGCCCGTGCCTGGGCATCTGCCTGGGCGCGCAGCTGCTCGCGGACGCGGCGGGCGCGGAGGTCTTCGCGGGGAAGAACGGCTTCGAGGTCGGCGTGGGCCCGGTGCGCTGGACGCCAGAGGCCCAACAGGACCCGGTCATCGCCGCTGGCGCGCGCCCGCGCGGCACCGTGGCGCACTGGCACGGTGACACCTACAAGCCCGTGCCCGGCGCGACGCTGCTCGCGTCCACGGACCGCTACACGCAGCAGGCCTTCCGGCTGGGCAACTCCTACGGCTTCCAGTTCCACCTGGAGCTGACCGCGCGCGAGCTGGGTCGCTGGTTCGACCTGGGCGCCGAGGACCTGGCGCGGCGTCACAAGAACGTGACAGAGCTCAAGAGCCAGCTCCCCAAGCTCGAGGCCGCGGAGCCGGAGAACCGCGAGCTGCTGCGGCGTCTCGCGCGTCACTTCGCCCAGGCTGTTCGCTGA
- a CDS encoding PDC sensor domain-containing protein has translation MWQFGMALLLLGGLPPDGAAQLAKVSRLKAAMQRVASDPELIQEVRAQNARGMTLTTIRAEDDVWLSTPALTPFKQRVLDARCSRVLARHREAMGNLVVAEAFAMDRLGALVGATRRTSDYWQGDEEKFQVPFREGRLLEEKPFFDESSQSYVVQVSLPVRDAGRIIGAVTLSISLLDL, from the coding sequence ATGTGGCAATTCGGCATGGCGCTCCTGCTGCTCGGAGGACTTCCTCCGGACGGCGCCGCGCAGCTCGCGAAGGTGAGCCGGCTCAAGGCGGCGATGCAGCGCGTGGCTTCGGACCCGGAGCTGATTCAGGAGGTGCGGGCCCAGAACGCGCGCGGCATGACGCTCACCACCATCCGCGCGGAGGACGACGTGTGGTTGTCCACGCCGGCGCTCACGCCCTTCAAGCAGCGTGTGCTCGATGCGCGCTGCTCGCGCGTGCTGGCCAGACACCGGGAGGCGATGGGCAACCTGGTGGTCGCCGAGGCCTTCGCGATGGACCGCTTGGGCGCGCTGGTGGGCGCCACGCGCCGCACGTCCGATTACTGGCAGGGTGACGAGGAGAAGTTCCAGGTGCCGTTTCGCGAGGGACGCCTGCTCGAGGAGAAGCCCTTCTTCGACGAGTCCTCCCAGTCCTACGTGGTCCAGGTGTCCCTGCCGGTCCGCGACGCGGGCCGCATCATCGGCGCCGTCACCCTCTCGATTTCCCTGCTCGACCTCTGA